From Cucumis melo cultivar AY chromosome 1, USDA_Cmelo_AY_1.0, whole genome shotgun sequence, a single genomic window includes:
- the LOC103500014 gene encoding gibberellin 3-beta-dioxygenase 1-like, whose translation MSDVSKIHSLNIPTNKNLDSFQQQLPDASDTVPVIDLSHPDAPKLMNNAFQTWGVFQLVNHGIPVSLLNSIQSFIQDLFDLPTSQKLKIVRSRESIAGFGLVPLSQVYPKRPWGEGFTLIGNPVDHLQKLWPEDCKKYCDLAEEYLKEMKNLCGKVMWLTLGELGITPEDINWAGSDGEFKTSNQALRMNSYPVCPEPDESIGLPPHSDSSVLTVLYQTTKGLQVLIEGKGWVTVEPVKDALVVQVGDMLHILTNGLYSPSVHQAVVNQTHDRMSTAFFFGTPKNTEVSPLKKLVTPTRPLMYPTVTWADYLSKKYELFEETLPSIRLSAPPPGLSNVNDQNQVKVG comes from the exons ATGAGCGACGTCTCCAAAATTCACTCTCTCAACATTCCCACCAACAAAAACCTCGACTCTTTCCAACAACAACTTCCCGACGCCTCCGACACCGTCCCTGTAATTGACCTTTCTCACCCTGATGCCCCCAAGCTCATGAACAATGCCTTTCAAACTTGGGGGGTATTCCAACTCGTTAACCACGGCATTCCCGTTTCCCTACTCAACTCCATACAATCCTTCATCCAGGATCTCTTCGATCTTCCCACTTCACAGAAGCTTAAGATCGTTCGTTCCCGCGAATCCATCGCTGGCTTCGGACTCGTTCCTCTCTCCCAAGTATACCCTAAACGTCCGTGGGGTGAGGGCTTCACCCTCATCGGTAACCCTGTCGACCATCTTCAAAAACTCTGGCCTGAAGACTGCAAAAAATACTG TGATTTAGCGGAAGAATACCTCAAAGAGATGAAGAATCTATGCGGAAAGGTGATGTGGCTTACATTGGGGGAATTAGGCATAACTCCAGAGGACATAAATTGGGCTGGATCGGATGGGGAATTCAAGACCAGTAATCAAGCCCTCCGAATGAACTCTTACCCAGTCTGCCCAGAACCGGACGAGTCAATCGGGCTCCCGCCTCACTCCGACTCCAGCGTCTTAACCGTTCTGTACCAAACGACAAAAGGGTTACAGGTTTTGATAGAAGGGAAAGGGTGGGTGACGGTGGAGCCGGTAAAAGATGCACTGGTGGTTCAAGTCGGAGACATGCTTCATATTCTTACAAACGGGTTGTACTCTCCATCGGTCCATCAGGCCGTCGTGAACCAGACCCATGATCGTATGTCGACGGCTTTCTTTTTTGGTACGCCGAAAAACACCGAAGTTTCACCGCTTAAGAAACTTGTGACCCCAACTCGACCATTAATGTACCCTACGGTAACGTGGGCTGACTACCTCAGTAAAAAATATGAGCTTTTTGAGGAAACACTTCCATCTATCCGTCTTTCCGCTCCTCCCCCGGGTCTGTCAAATGTCAACGATCAAAACCAAGTGAAAGTAGGCTAA
- the LOC103499757 gene encoding gibberellin 3-beta-dioxygenase 2-like, with protein MNTIPKLTDVYKTHPLDIPTNKNLDSFEQLPDTYDWIQPDSFPSSLTDPNVSLSDSVPLIDLSDLPNAPHLIGNALKTWGVFQVINHGVPISLLNSMESFTNALFDLPSPHKLKAARTPDGVAGYGLPRISTFFPKRMWSEGFTIVGSPLEHFQKLWPDEYSKYCDLTEEYSREMGSLCGRLIWLALGELGITQEDVNWAGSNGDFKTSTNAVIQLNSYPICPDPDRAMGLGAHTDSSLLTILYQNNSRGLQVLREGNRWVMVEPVNGALVVQVGDLLHILTNGLYLSSVHQAVVNQTQKRISIAYFFGPSEGVEISPINKLVTPTRPLLYPTITWTEYLRKKAKLFNNTLSSIRLCAPPSGVLDINDHSEVKVG; from the exons ATGAACACCATCCCCAAATTAACCGATGTTTACAAAACTCATCCTCTCGACATTCCCACCAACAAAAACCTCGACTCTTTCGAACAACTTCCCGACACCTATGATTGGATTCAACCTGATTCTTTCCCTTCGTCATTGACAGACCCGAATGTTTCTCTATCCGATTCTGTCCCTTTAATTGACCTTTCTGATCTCCCTAATGCCCCTCATCTCATTGGCAATGCCTTAAAGACTTGGGGGGTATTTCAAGTCATTAACCATGGTGTCCCCATTTCTCTTCTCAACTCCATGGAATCCTTCACCAATGCTCTCTTTGATCTTCCTTCTCCCCACAAACTTAAGGCTGCTCGTACTCCCGATGGCGTAGCGGGCTATGGCCTCCCTCGTATCTCCACCTTCTTCCCTAAACGTATGTGGTCTGAGGGCTTCACTATCGTCGGTTCACCTCTTGAACACTTTCAAAAACTCTGGCCAGATGAGTATTCCAAATACTG TGATTTAACGGAAGAATACAGCCGAGAGATGGGGAGTCTATGTGGAAGGCTGATATGGCTTGCATTGGGAGAGTTAGGCATAACTCAAGAAGATGTGAATTGGGCAGGCTCCAATGGGGATTTCAAGACCAGTACTAATGCAGTCATCCAATTGAACTCTTACCCTATCTGCCCGGACCCAGACCGGGCGATGGGGCTCGGGGCTCACACCGACAGCAGCCTCTTAACCATTTTGTATCAAAACAACTCAAGAGGGTTACAAGTTTTGAGAGAAGGGAACCGGTGGGTGATGGTGGAGCCGGTAAACGGTGCACTGGTGGTTCAAGTCGGAGACTTGCTACATATTCTTACAAACGGGTTGTACCTGAGTTCAGTCCATCAAGCCGTCGTGAACCAAACCCAGAAACGTATATCGATAGCCTACTTTTTTGGACCATCGGAAGGTGTTGAAATTTCGCCGATTAACAAACTTGTGACCCCAACTCGACCATTGCTTTATCCCACGATAACTTGGACTGAATATCTTCGTAAAAAAGCTAAGCTTTTTAATAATACACTTTCATCTATCCGTCTTTGCGCTCCTCCTAGTGGTGTGTTAGACATTAACGATCACAGCGAGGTGAAAGTAGGGTAA
- the LOC103499756 gene encoding katanin p60 ATPase-containing subunit A1 isoform X2, which yields MGSNTLVGFQDHLKLAREYALEGLYDTSIIFFDGVIAQINKHLSSVDDPLMRAKWMNVKKALSEEIEVVKQLDAERKAFKETPMGRRAASPPIHAKSSFVFQPLDEYPTSSAPPMDDPDVWRPPSRDSSSRRPARAGQVGMRKSPQDGAWARGSTTRPNTTARGAKAGGSGRVNSGVRASTAGKKSSGATGKSSKSDSANGDEDGKSKKGQYEGPDPDLAAMLERDVLETSPGVRWDDVAGLSEAKRLLEEAVVLPLWMPEYFQGIRRPWKGVLMFGPPGTGKTLLAKAVATECGTTFFNVSSATLASKWRGESERMVRCLFDLARAYAPSTIFIDEIDSLCNARGASGEHESSRRVKSELLVQVDGVNNSSSGEDGSRKIVMVLAATNFPWDIDEALRRRLEKRIYIPLPNFESRKELIRINLKTVEVAPDVNIDDVARRTEGYSGDDLTNVCRDASLNGMRRKIAGKTRDEIRNMAKDDISKDPVAMCDFEEALKKVQRSVSAADIERHEKWFSEFGSA from the exons ATGGGGAGCAATACACTGGTGGGATTTCAGGACCATTTGAAATTGGCGAGGGAATACGCTCTTGAAGGGCTGTATGACACTTCAATTATcttctttgatggtgttatagCTCAGATCAACAA GCATCTTAGTTCAGTAGATGACCCTTTAATGCGTGCAAAATGGATGAATGTAAAAAAAGCTCTTTCTGAGGAAATAGAAGTTGTAAAGCAGTTAGATGCAGAGAGAAAGGCTTTCAAGGAAACACCCATGGGTCGGCGTGCAGCTTCTCCTCCAATTCATGCCAAATCATCATTTGTTTTTCAACCATTAGATGAGTACCCAACTTCTTCAGCTCCTCCCATGGATGATCCTGATGTATGGAGGCCTCCAAGTAGGGACTCGTCAAGTAGAAGGCCTGCAAGGGCTGGTCAAGTTGGTATGAGGAAATCACCACAGGATGGGGCTTGGGCTCGTGGTTCCACCACCAGACCAAATACTACTGCTCGTGGTGCGAAGGCTGGTGGTTCAGGTCGTGTTAACTCTGGCGTTCGTGCATCAACCGCTGGAAAGAAGAGCTCTGGTGCTACTGGTAAATCTAGCAAGTCAGATTCTGCA AATGGTGATGAAGATGGAAAATCTAAGAAGGGACAGTACGAGGGACCTGATCCTGACCTAGCTGCTATGCTTGAAAGAGATGTGTTGGAAACCAGTCCAGGAGTGAGATGGGATGATGTTGCGGGCTTGAGTGAAGCAAAAAGACTTCTGGAGGAGGCTGTCGTTCTTCCCCTGTGGATGCCAGAATATTTTCAG GGAATAAGGAGACCATGGAAAGGAGTCCTAATGTTTGGCCCTCCTGGGACTGGGAAGACGTTACTTGCTAAAGCTGTGGCAACTGAGTGTGGCACAACCTTTTTCAATGTTTCTTCTGCCACCCTGGCTTCAAAATGGCGCGGGGAGAGTGAGCGCATGGTCCGGTGTCTTTTTGATCTTGCAAGAGCTTATGCACCAAGTACTATCTTTATTGATGAAATCGACTCTTTATGTAATGCTCGTGG GGCCTCCGGTGAGCATGAATCTTCCAGAAGAGTGAAGTCAGAACTTTTAGTTCAAGTAGATGGTGTAAACAACAGTTCTTCAGGCGAAGATGGTAGCCGTAAAATAGTGATGGTTTTGGCTGCTACGAACTTTCCATGGGACATTGACGAGGCACTTAG GAGGAGGCTTGAAAAGCGTATTTATATTCCTCTTCCTAATTTTGAGAGCAGGAAGGAGCTTATCAGAATAAATCTGAAAACTGTTGAG GTGGCTCCTGATGTGAATATCGATGATGTTGCTCGCCGGACAGAAGGATATAGTGGGGATGATCTCACAAATGTCTGTAGAGATGCTTCCTTGAATGGAATGAGACGTAAAATAGCTGGAAAAACTCGTGATGAGATTAGAAATATGGCTAAGGATGATATTTCAAAGGACCCTGTTGCCATGTGCGACTTCGAAGAAGCATTGAAGAAAGTACAGAGAAGTGTTTCAGCTGCTGATATTGAACGGCATgagaagtggttttcagaaTTTGGGTCTGCATAA
- the LOC103499756 gene encoding katanin p60 ATPase-containing subunit A1 isoform X1: MGSNTLVGFQDHLKLAREYALEGLYDTSIIFFDGVIAQINKHLSSVDDPLMRAKWMNVKKALSEEIEVVKQLDAERKAFKETPMGRRAASPPIHAKSSFVFQPLDEYPTSSAPPMDDPDVWRPPSRDSSSRRPARAGQVGMRKSPQDGAWARGSTTRPNTTARGAKAGGSGRVNSGVRASTAGKKSSGATGKSSKSDSAVSSNGDEDGKSKKGQYEGPDPDLAAMLERDVLETSPGVRWDDVAGLSEAKRLLEEAVVLPLWMPEYFQGIRRPWKGVLMFGPPGTGKTLLAKAVATECGTTFFNVSSATLASKWRGESERMVRCLFDLARAYAPSTIFIDEIDSLCNARGASGEHESSRRVKSELLVQVDGVNNSSSGEDGSRKIVMVLAATNFPWDIDEALRRRLEKRIYIPLPNFESRKELIRINLKTVEVAPDVNIDDVARRTEGYSGDDLTNVCRDASLNGMRRKIAGKTRDEIRNMAKDDISKDPVAMCDFEEALKKVQRSVSAADIERHEKWFSEFGSA, from the exons ATGGGGAGCAATACACTGGTGGGATTTCAGGACCATTTGAAATTGGCGAGGGAATACGCTCTTGAAGGGCTGTATGACACTTCAATTATcttctttgatggtgttatagCTCAGATCAACAA GCATCTTAGTTCAGTAGATGACCCTTTAATGCGTGCAAAATGGATGAATGTAAAAAAAGCTCTTTCTGAGGAAATAGAAGTTGTAAAGCAGTTAGATGCAGAGAGAAAGGCTTTCAAGGAAACACCCATGGGTCGGCGTGCAGCTTCTCCTCCAATTCATGCCAAATCATCATTTGTTTTTCAACCATTAGATGAGTACCCAACTTCTTCAGCTCCTCCCATGGATGATCCTGATGTATGGAGGCCTCCAAGTAGGGACTCGTCAAGTAGAAGGCCTGCAAGGGCTGGTCAAGTTGGTATGAGGAAATCACCACAGGATGGGGCTTGGGCTCGTGGTTCCACCACCAGACCAAATACTACTGCTCGTGGTGCGAAGGCTGGTGGTTCAGGTCGTGTTAACTCTGGCGTTCGTGCATCAACCGCTGGAAAGAAGAGCTCTGGTGCTACTGGTAAATCTAGCAAGTCAGATTCTGCAGTAAGTTCT AATGGTGATGAAGATGGAAAATCTAAGAAGGGACAGTACGAGGGACCTGATCCTGACCTAGCTGCTATGCTTGAAAGAGATGTGTTGGAAACCAGTCCAGGAGTGAGATGGGATGATGTTGCGGGCTTGAGTGAAGCAAAAAGACTTCTGGAGGAGGCTGTCGTTCTTCCCCTGTGGATGCCAGAATATTTTCAG GGAATAAGGAGACCATGGAAAGGAGTCCTAATGTTTGGCCCTCCTGGGACTGGGAAGACGTTACTTGCTAAAGCTGTGGCAACTGAGTGTGGCACAACCTTTTTCAATGTTTCTTCTGCCACCCTGGCTTCAAAATGGCGCGGGGAGAGTGAGCGCATGGTCCGGTGTCTTTTTGATCTTGCAAGAGCTTATGCACCAAGTACTATCTTTATTGATGAAATCGACTCTTTATGTAATGCTCGTGG GGCCTCCGGTGAGCATGAATCTTCCAGAAGAGTGAAGTCAGAACTTTTAGTTCAAGTAGATGGTGTAAACAACAGTTCTTCAGGCGAAGATGGTAGCCGTAAAATAGTGATGGTTTTGGCTGCTACGAACTTTCCATGGGACATTGACGAGGCACTTAG GAGGAGGCTTGAAAAGCGTATTTATATTCCTCTTCCTAATTTTGAGAGCAGGAAGGAGCTTATCAGAATAAATCTGAAAACTGTTGAG GTGGCTCCTGATGTGAATATCGATGATGTTGCTCGCCGGACAGAAGGATATAGTGGGGATGATCTCACAAATGTCTGTAGAGATGCTTCCTTGAATGGAATGAGACGTAAAATAGCTGGAAAAACTCGTGATGAGATTAGAAATATGGCTAAGGATGATATTTCAAAGGACCCTGTTGCCATGTGCGACTTCGAAGAAGCATTGAAGAAAGTACAGAGAAGTGTTTCAGCTGCTGATATTGAACGGCATgagaagtggttttcagaaTTTGGGTCTGCATAA
- the LOC107991810 gene encoding aromatic aminotransferase ISS1 isoform X2, producing MGSYGRLARRALETEMPIMVKGVVYWQPPQQALKKAAELVWEPSISRYGADEGIPELREALTRKLNEENKLYKSSVMVTAGANQAFVNLVLTLCDAGDSVVMFAPYYFNAYMSFQMTGVTNILVGPGDPKTLHPDPDWLEKTLSEVKPTPKLVTVVNPGNPSGTYIPQPLLKRLANICQQAGSWFVVDNTYEYFMFDGLKHCCVEGNHIVNIFSFSKAYGMMGWRIGYIAYPTEVKGFGDQLLKVQDNIPICASILSQHLALNSLKLGPEWVTEQVKDLVKCRDIILQALSPLGQDAVKGGEGAIYLWAKLPDEFADDHQVVLWLARRHGIVVIPGSACGSPGNVRISFGGLVEDDCRAAAERLRKGLEELCSAGMVQCEDS from the exons ATGGGTTCCTATGGAAGACTTGCAAGAAGGGCATTGGAAACCGAGATGCCTATTATGGTTAAG GGAGTGGTCTATTGGCAACCTCCACAACAGGCATTGAAGAAGGCTGCAGAGCTTGTTTGGGAGCCTTCAATCAGTCGCTATGGGGCTGATGAAGGTATACCTGAGCTGAGAGAGGCGCTGACAAGAAAG TTGAATGAGGAAAATAAACTGTACAAGTCCTCTGTGATGGTTACAGCCGGTGCAAATCAG GCATTCGTTAACCTTGTTCTTACATTGTGTGATGCTGGGGATTCTGTGGTTATGTTTGCTCCGTATTACTTCAATGCCTACATGTCTTTTCAAATGACTGGTGTCACTAATATATTGGTTGGTCCCGGTGACCCAAAAACACTTCATCCTGATCCAG ATTGGTTAGAGAAGACACTGTCTGAAGTCAAACCGACCCCTAAACTCGTTACTGTTGTTAATCCTGGGAATCCATCTGGTACCTATATTCCGCAACCTCTTCTTAAG AGATTAGCAAATATTTGCCAGCAGGCTGGATCTTGGTTTGTCGTGGATAATACATATGA GTACTTCATGTTTGATGGCTTAAAACACTGTTGTGTGGAAGGGAATCATATTGTCAATATATTCTCCTTTTCAAAAGCCTATGGAATGATGGGATGGAGAATTGGATAT ATAGCATACCCTACAGAAGTTAAAGGCTTTGGAGACCAACTTCTAAAAGTTCAAGACAACATTCCCATTTGTGCTTCTATATTGTCACAGCATCTTGCTCTCAATTCACTGAAGCTAGGCCCAGAGTGGGTCACTGAGCAAGTAAAAGACCTTGTGAAGTGTAGAGATATCATTCTACAAGCACTCTCACCTCTTGGACAAGATGCTGTAAAAGGAGGGGAAGGTGCCATATACCTGTGGGCCAAGCTTCCAGACGAGTTCGCTGATGATCATCAAGTCGTTCTTTGGCTCGCTCGTCGACATGGGATAGTTGTGATCCCCGGATCTGCGTGTGGGTCACCAGGCAATGTCCGGATCTCATTCGGAGGACTTGTGGAGGACGATTGTCGAGCTGCTGCGGAGAGGTTGAGGAAAGGTTTGGAAGAGTTGTGCAGTGCTGGAATGGTACAGTGTGAAGATTCATGA
- the LOC107991810 gene encoding aromatic aminotransferase ISS1 isoform X1, whose translation MGSYGRLARRALETEMPIMVKIQEIVRGSKNVLSLAQGVVYWQPPQQALKKAAELVWEPSISRYGADEGIPELREALTRKLNEENKLYKSSVMVTAGANQAFVNLVLTLCDAGDSVVMFAPYYFNAYMSFQMTGVTNILVGPGDPKTLHPDPDWLEKTLSEVKPTPKLVTVVNPGNPSGTYIPQPLLKRLANICQQAGSWFVVDNTYEYFMFDGLKHCCVEGNHIVNIFSFSKAYGMMGWRIGYIAYPTEVKGFGDQLLKVQDNIPICASILSQHLALNSLKLGPEWVTEQVKDLVKCRDIILQALSPLGQDAVKGGEGAIYLWAKLPDEFADDHQVVLWLARRHGIVVIPGSACGSPGNVRISFGGLVEDDCRAAAERLRKGLEELCSAGMVQCEDS comes from the exons ATGGGTTCCTATGGAAGACTTGCAAGAAGGGCATTGGAAACCGAGATGCCTATTATGGTTAAG ATTCAAGAAATAGTCCGGGGAAGTAAAAATGTTTTGTCACTTGCTCAG GGAGTGGTCTATTGGCAACCTCCACAACAGGCATTGAAGAAGGCTGCAGAGCTTGTTTGGGAGCCTTCAATCAGTCGCTATGGGGCTGATGAAGGTATACCTGAGCTGAGAGAGGCGCTGACAAGAAAG TTGAATGAGGAAAATAAACTGTACAAGTCCTCTGTGATGGTTACAGCCGGTGCAAATCAG GCATTCGTTAACCTTGTTCTTACATTGTGTGATGCTGGGGATTCTGTGGTTATGTTTGCTCCGTATTACTTCAATGCCTACATGTCTTTTCAAATGACTGGTGTCACTAATATATTGGTTGGTCCCGGTGACCCAAAAACACTTCATCCTGATCCAG ATTGGTTAGAGAAGACACTGTCTGAAGTCAAACCGACCCCTAAACTCGTTACTGTTGTTAATCCTGGGAATCCATCTGGTACCTATATTCCGCAACCTCTTCTTAAG AGATTAGCAAATATTTGCCAGCAGGCTGGATCTTGGTTTGTCGTGGATAATACATATGA GTACTTCATGTTTGATGGCTTAAAACACTGTTGTGTGGAAGGGAATCATATTGTCAATATATTCTCCTTTTCAAAAGCCTATGGAATGATGGGATGGAGAATTGGATAT ATAGCATACCCTACAGAAGTTAAAGGCTTTGGAGACCAACTTCTAAAAGTTCAAGACAACATTCCCATTTGTGCTTCTATATTGTCACAGCATCTTGCTCTCAATTCACTGAAGCTAGGCCCAGAGTGGGTCACTGAGCAAGTAAAAGACCTTGTGAAGTGTAGAGATATCATTCTACAAGCACTCTCACCTCTTGGACAAGATGCTGTAAAAGGAGGGGAAGGTGCCATATACCTGTGGGCCAAGCTTCCAGACGAGTTCGCTGATGATCATCAAGTCGTTCTTTGGCTCGCTCGTCGACATGGGATAGTTGTGATCCCCGGATCTGCGTGTGGGTCACCAGGCAATGTCCGGATCTCATTCGGAGGACTTGTGGAGGACGATTGTCGAGCTGCTGCGGAGAGGTTGAGGAAAGGTTTGGAAGAGTTGTGCAGTGCTGGAATGGTACAGTGTGAAGATTCATGA